In the genome of Armatimonadota bacterium, one region contains:
- a CDS encoding isoaspartyl peptidase/L-asparaginase, whose protein sequence is MRTIVSTWKRPGEVAIQSALACSRRGGSLVDCLESGLASAEDDPELVAIGRGSLPNTDGEIELDASIMVGDTLEAGAVCSVRGLLPVISMARWVMERTEHVMLAGEQARRFGIAHGLQPQNLLTDVVIRAIQLHGHDPEAARAYIHTFDEAPSHDTVTMLAREDGHFVAASSTSGMPFKLPGRVGDSPIIGAGIYADDEAGCAGATGRGEDLWKAAASHRAVEFMRGGDSAQQACDKVADFMLRRLPKSREIPCVVLALDKFGGYGAATTVGKFELWVSDGGEPACHEFLGRG, encoded by the coding sequence GTGCGCACAATAGTTTCAACGTGGAAACGACCGGGTGAAGTCGCCATCCAGAGTGCCCTGGCCTGCAGCCGCCGGGGAGGTTCGTTGGTCGATTGCTTGGAATCCGGCCTTGCTTCCGCTGAAGACGACCCCGAATTGGTGGCGATCGGCCGCGGGAGCCTGCCCAACACCGATGGCGAAATCGAACTCGATGCCAGCATCATGGTCGGTGACACGTTGGAAGCCGGGGCCGTTTGCAGCGTCCGGGGGCTTTTGCCGGTCATCTCCATGGCCCGCTGGGTGATGGAGCGCACGGAGCATGTCATGCTTGCCGGGGAGCAGGCGCGCCGATTCGGCATCGCCCATGGGCTCCAACCTCAAAACCTCTTGACCGACGTGGTGATCCGGGCCATCCAGCTCCACGGGCACGACCCCGAAGCGGCCCGCGCCTACATCCACACATTCGACGAAGCCCCTTCCCACGACACGGTTACCATGCTTGCCCGCGAAGACGGCCATTTTGTTGCCGCAAGTTCCACAAGCGGCATGCCGTTCAAACTCCCCGGGCGCGTCGGGGATTCCCCCATCATCGGTGCCGGCATCTATGCGGATGACGAAGCTGGTTGCGCCGGGGCCACCGGCCGCGGAGAGGATCTTTGGAAGGCCGCGGCCAGCCATCGCGCTGTCGAGTTCATGCGGGGAGGCGATTCCGCCCAACAAGCCTGCGATAAAGTTGCCGACTTCATGCTGAGACGGTTGCCCAAATCGCGCGAAATCCCTTGTGTCGTGCTCGCCTTGGACAAATTCGGCGGATATGGCGCGGCCACAACGGTGGGAAAATTCGAACTCTGGGTCTCCGATGGCGGGGAGCCGGCCTGCCACGAATTTTTGGGCCGGGGTTGA